In a single window of the Tachyglossus aculeatus isolate mTacAcu1 chromosome 14, mTacAcu1.pri, whole genome shotgun sequence genome:
- the KERA gene encoding keratocan, translating to MALPIYFNFLVLFLTNSVWTRSVRQVNEVVDPDDWTVLSSDCPQECFCPPSFPNTLYCDSKGLKEIPTIPSRIWYLYLQNNLIETIPEKAFMNATQLRWINLNRNKITNYGIEKGALSQLKKLLFLFLEDNELEEVPAPLPRSLEQLQLARNKVSRIPQGTFSNLENLTLLDLQHNKLLDHAFQRDTFKGLKNLMQLNLAKNSLRSMPPRLPANTMQLFLDSNSIEGIPENYFNVIPKVTFLRLNYNKLSDAGLPPNGFNVSSILDLQLSHNQLTKVPRISPHLEHLHLDHNKIKSVNGSVMCPASVAVSGEHDSFGYGPRLRYLRLDGNEIKPPIPMDLMICFRLLQAVVI from the exons ATGGCGCTCCCAATCTATTTCAACTTTTTGGTTCTATTCTTAACCAATTCCGTGTGGACTAGAAGTGTGAGACAAGTCAATGAGGTGGTCGATCCGGATGACTGGACTGTGCTTTCTTCTGACTGCCCTCAAGAGTGCTTCTGTCCTCCCAGCTTCCCTAACACTCTGTATTGTGACAGCAAAGGCCTGAAAGAAATTCCCACCATTCCATCACGAATATGGTATCTTTACCTCCAGAACAACCTCATCGAAACCATTCCCGAGAAGGCCTTCATGAACGCCACTCAGCTGAGATGGATAAATCTCAacagaaataaaataacaaaCTACGGAATCGAAAAGGGAGCCCTGAGCCAACTGAAAAAGTTGCTTTTCTTATTTCTAGAAGATAACGAGTTAGAGGAGGTGCCAGCGCCATTACCCAGAAGTCTAGAACAATTGCAACTGGCTAGAAACAAAGTCTCCAGAATCCCCCAAGGGACTTTTAGCAATTTGGAGAATCTTACTCTACTCGATCTGCAGCATAACAAGCTATTAGACCATGCTTTCCAGCGAGATACTTTCAAAGGACTCAAGAACCTCATGCAACTCAACTTGGCAAAAAATTCACTCAGAAGTATGCCGCCGCGACTACCGGCTAATACCATGCAACTTTTTTTGGATAGTAACTCCATTGAAGGAATACCAGAAAATTATTTCAATGTGATACCCAAAGTAACTTTCCTTAGGCTCAATTATAACAAACTATCAGATGCTGGTCTTCCGCCAAATGGCTTTAACGTTTCATCTATTCTAGATCTCCAGCTATCCCACAATCAACTCACAAAAGTCCCTCGCATCAGCCCACATCTCGAGCACCTTCATCTCGATCACAACAAAATCAAAA GTGTTAATGGCTCTGTCATGTGTCCCGCTTCTGTTGCCGTATCAGGAGAACATGATTCTTTTGGTTATGGGCCACGTCTTCGTTACCTCCGTCTGGATGGAAATGAAATCAAGCCCCCCATCCCAATGGACTTGATGATATGTTTCAGACTCCTTCAGGCTGTTGTTATTTAA